From Chlamydia avium 10DC88:
TTCTAAAGAAATTCGTAAAAATACTTTAGAGTGTAATGCCTTAAGTTCTGTTGTAAATGGTGTAGCTTCGGCTCCACCATAGATGTTTTGCAATATAGGAGTCTCAACCTCAATAAAGTCATGAGCATCCATATACTCACGAATTAATTTAATAATACGGCTTCTTTTTAAAAAAGTTTGGCGTACTTCTTCAGAAGAAATTAAATCTAACCATCGTTTTCTATAACGTATTTCTTTATCACTTAATCCTGAATGCTTATCGGGGAGAGAAAGCAATGCCTTACATAATAGAGTCACTGTTTCTACCAGAATAGTCAATTCACCTGAATGAGTGAAAAACAAATACCCTGAGATACCTAGGATGTCGCCTAAATCTAACTTCTTCTCAATAAACTTCATGGGAGTAATTTCAGCATCTTCGGGAAGACCGAAAACAGAAGAAAAATCCCTATTAAACATTACTTGGATTTTCTGATCATTATCTAGAATTTGAGCGAAAGCGTTCTTCCCCATAGATCGGAAAAGCACCATCCTTCCTGAAATTCTTACTTTAGGAGTTTGTTTATTTATTGCATCCTCGCTATTTCCTAGAGGCTGAGCAGCAAATTTCTCTTTAATTTCTCTAACACTTGTAGCTTCAGGAAATTCATAAGGATAGGGATGAATACCTAGGGCTATGATCTCTTGGAGTTTATTACTTCTATGAAGAAAATCTTCGTTTTTTAGGTATTCTACTTCTGACATGTCTTATATTTATCCTTCTACGCATGATTTTGATTTTAGATGTACTCCGCTCGCTGAAAAACTAGCTTCCCGAAGCAAGTAGTCTCCCAAAGAGAACAATTCTATTTCAATACGAAGTAGGATTTTCTCAAAAATAAAAAAAAGATGAATGTTTAATTACAGGAAATAAACTTTAGAGAGGAAAATTCCTCTCTAAAGTTCTCAAGGAAAGATGTGGCTATTTCTTATTCAATTTCATCTTTATTTTATTAACAAAATTCTCACCACCACCGTACTCAAATCCCATTTGGGCCTGCTCATTACCTTGACTATCAATAAATACTAATGTTGGGAATCCACGGACTTGATACTTATTCTTTAAGAATTGGTTTTCCTGTTTCACACTCTCTGATTGTTGCTTTGACTGAGGAAAATCGATCTCCACCATATACAAATTCTGAGAAGCAAATCGAATAAATTCTGGAGAACGTAAAATTTGATCTTCCATTTTCTTACACCAAATGCACCAATCGGAACCAGTGAAAAATAATGCAATTGTTTTTTTGTCTTTCTCTGATTGCTCTATAGCTTCTTGATAAGTTAACCACTTGAGGCTTGTTGCTTTTACTAGATAGTTTGATGCATGCGTTTGAGAACATCTTCTCTCCCCAAAACATGGGAGAGTAGATAACAAGCAAAATACTATTAGACTGCCTTGTAATATGTGCTTCATAATAATTTTCCCTTAAAATAATTCTCTTCGTTACTGAATGGATAGCACTGGCTATAAACATAAAATTTTCTATTTATGAAATAAAGAACCTAGATGAATAAACTATCTGCATCTATAGTGAATTACAGATATCTTTTCTATTTTCATATCCACAATGGAAAATTCTGACTCACCTGCATACGTAATTTTAAAACAAATTGCTCATCGGTATTTAGATCACTACTATCCTACATTATCTCAACTGATTCCTTTGTGTTTCTCCAAACATTCGCTACCTACTCCCTATACCAATGAGAGTCCCGCTCCCAAACAACCTATAGAAAAAATCTCTAGTGAACCGGATAAAGCCTCAGAAATCATAATAAATAATTCAGAACCACAACTACTTCCTATTCGTGATCAAAGGAAAACTTCTTCTTGGGAATATCATTCTCCTCATTCTGATCTTTCAAAAGTAGAAATCTTGAGATTAAGCTATCGTACATTACACCCTTATGTTCTTTCTTCTCCAATGGAAATTCCCTGTAGGATTTTCGTAGATGAAGAAAAAAATGAAGAGATTTTATTTTTCAATCGACTTGCAAAAATTCTAACTCAGCAAATATTTCCTACAACACTTGTACTCTCTATAAGAAATAAG
This genomic window contains:
- the dsbH gene encoding disulfide reductase DsbH, which gives rise to MKHILQGSLIVFCLLSTLPCFGERRCSQTHASNYLVKATSLKWLTYQEAIEQSEKDKKTIALFFTGSDWCIWCKKMEDQILRSPEFIRFASQNLYMVEIDFPQSKQQSESVKQENQFLKNKYQVRGFPTLVFIDSQGNEQAQMGFEYGGGENFVNKIKMKLNKK